One region of Bdellovibrio bacteriovorus genomic DNA includes:
- a CDS encoding PilZ domain-containing protein, which yields MQLTMVKHVVYLNSSQVLPPYLEGLMGVRWLFAKDPREFRQILAKQPGELIVIVKADFLGVRTAETLSSWAQSHPRLSFIFVVQAIEKAAYQVSLNQPKWLFVYESEGPRLTEIITRRIQGKSTKSRRHERVQVRAPVMLKKSMTADKAPQGGKVQFLKEGEMQDFSQGGAKVALDSTGVKVKDFVSLMYRNSAGRWVSIESQVRWVVSMASGKQVIGVQFLAVSA from the coding sequence ATGCAATTAACAATGGTTAAGCACGTGGTCTATCTCAATTCGAGTCAAGTTTTGCCGCCTTATCTTGAGGGACTTATGGGTGTCCGTTGGTTGTTTGCTAAAGACCCTCGGGAGTTTCGCCAAATCCTGGCAAAGCAACCCGGTGAGTTGATCGTCATCGTAAAGGCTGATTTTTTAGGGGTTAGAACTGCAGAAACTCTTTCTTCTTGGGCGCAATCTCACCCAAGGCTTTCCTTTATATTTGTGGTGCAAGCTATTGAAAAAGCGGCCTATCAGGTTTCTTTAAATCAACCGAAGTGGTTGTTTGTGTATGAATCAGAAGGTCCGCGTCTGACTGAAATTATAACTCGTCGCATTCAAGGTAAGTCGACCAAAAGCCGTCGTCATGAGCGGGTGCAGGTGCGCGCCCCGGTGATGTTAAAGAAATCCATGACTGCCGACAAAGCTCCTCAAGGGGGCAAGGTTCAATTCCTTAAAGAGGGTGAAATGCAGGATTTTTCCCAAGGCGGGGCTAAAGTGGCCTTAGATTCGACGGGAGTGAAAGTGAAGGACTTTGTGAGTCTCATGTATCGCAATAGTGCGGGCCGCTGGGTTTCGATTGAGTCTCAGGTACGCTGGGTTGTGTCGATGGCTTCTGGCAAACAGGTTATCGGGGTTCAATTTCTTGCGGTGAGTGCTTGA
- a CDS encoding MFS transporter, with amino-acid sequence MNLICFGSFYLSSVFVTELSPAVTTSGGEPTLLMDFLAFFVGFLARPVGALWFGVRGDLISPRKAIKESILLLIFSTALMGVLPSAPATNDLYFILLRCFQGIGLGGAYAAMAVYLYESAPADKRNRFTSWIQFSVAIGYITALLGVVMLKTIYAQEFYIKGGWRIAFFLPIAGLFFLEPFREDENQGTLVIEKAQWLRSCILTIRRQGKSWTPYLAVLIATGILSFTASNFKFYFMKVILKMDPVAVDFASGIGTILFLPFYYIGGVLADRFGSFKICWISVAVGCLWMFPSFKILEGASYQSSHQTLTIAFAVASLGAILVTGFAAMIAMLCDLFPRNMRCTLFALSYSLTVGFLGSLVHGYGIHAFQAHGFRYAGIFLAVGIATVCVLGSAYLYFPSDSEKNHS; translated from the coding sequence ATGAATCTGATTTGTTTCGGATCCTTTTACCTTTCTAGCGTCTTCGTCACCGAGCTTTCACCGGCAGTAACGACCTCGGGCGGTGAACCTACTTTATTGATGGACTTCCTCGCATTTTTTGTGGGGTTTTTGGCCCGTCCTGTAGGCGCATTATGGTTTGGTGTGCGCGGGGATTTAATCAGTCCTCGTAAGGCCATCAAAGAAAGCATTCTATTGTTAATTTTTTCTACAGCCCTCATGGGGGTTCTTCCGTCGGCGCCGGCGACCAACGATCTTTACTTTATTTTGTTACGGTGTTTTCAAGGCATTGGCTTGGGTGGGGCTTATGCCGCGATGGCGGTCTATCTTTACGAAAGTGCTCCGGCAGATAAGAGGAATCGTTTCACCTCTTGGATTCAGTTTTCTGTCGCCATTGGATATATCACCGCTTTGCTGGGTGTTGTGATGTTAAAGACGATTTATGCTCAAGAGTTTTATATCAAAGGCGGATGGCGTATCGCCTTTTTCCTACCGATTGCCGGGTTGTTTTTTTTAGAACCTTTTAGGGAAGATGAAAATCAAGGGACTTTAGTGATAGAAAAGGCGCAATGGCTGCGTTCCTGCATTTTAACCATTCGAAGGCAGGGGAAGAGCTGGACACCTTATTTGGCGGTCTTAATTGCTACGGGAATTCTATCCTTTACGGCGTCCAACTTTAAGTTTTACTTTATGAAAGTGATTTTAAAAATGGATCCGGTGGCGGTGGATTTCGCATCGGGAATAGGAACTATTTTGTTTCTGCCGTTTTATTATATTGGTGGAGTGCTGGCGGATCGCTTTGGAAGTTTTAAGATCTGCTGGATCAGCGTGGCGGTGGGATGTTTGTGGATGTTTCCCTCTTTTAAAATTTTGGAGGGGGCTTCTTACCAAAGCTCTCATCAAACCCTGACGATCGCGTTTGCGGTGGCAAGCCTGGGCGCTATTTTAGTGACCGGTTTTGCGGCGATGATCGCGATGTTGTGCGATTTATTCCCCCGAAACATGCGTTGCACCTTATTTGCTCTTTCTTATAGTTTGACCGTGGGATTTCTGGGCAGCCTCGTTCACGGCTATGGCATTCATGCCTTTCAAGCTCATGGCTTTAGATACGCGGGTATTTTTCTGGCGGTAGGGATTGCGACGGTTTGCGTGTTAGGCAGTGCTTATTTGTATTTCCCAAGCGATTCAGAAAAAAATCACTCATAA
- a CDS encoding c-type cytochrome: MRSIVNLQITMLAAGLSILALSSCGPRGNNPNVEIIQDMMESPAIKAQEYDENSPHGSGMRVPPEHTAPVGFEPYKYGNDVEAASKGLKNPLAGQTEDDIILTGQKYYETNCAVCHGFKGEGGEAAKSVVSSKMALKPPAVVSDKVKGWTDGHLYHVITMGQGVMGPYASHVPQKYRWQVVNYIRFLEKQAK; this comes from the coding sequence ATGAGAAGCATCGTAAACTTACAAATCACAATGCTGGCGGCGGGACTTTCGATCCTGGCGCTTTCGTCTTGCGGTCCTCGTGGAAATAATCCGAACGTCGAAATCATCCAAGATATGATGGAATCTCCGGCGATCAAAGCGCAAGAGTATGACGAGAACTCTCCTCACGGCAGCGGAATGCGTGTTCCTCCTGAGCACACGGCGCCTGTGGGCTTTGAACCTTACAAATATGGTAATGACGTTGAGGCGGCTTCTAAAGGTTTGAAAAATCCTTTGGCGGGCCAAACCGAAGACGACATCATCCTGACGGGCCAAAAATACTATGAAACTAACTGCGCTGTTTGCCATGGTTTTAAAGGTGAAGGCGGTGAGGCTGCAAAGTCCGTTGTGTCTTCAAAAATGGCTTTGAAACCACCAGCCGTGGTGAGCGACAAAGTTAAAGGTTGGACTGATGGTCATCTTTATCACGTGATCACTATGGGGCAAGGGGTGATGGGGCCTTATGCTTCCCACGTTCCGCAAAAATACCGTTGGCAAGTAGTTAACTATATCCGCTTCTTAGAGAAGCAAGCGAAGTAG
- a CDS encoding TAT-variant-translocated molybdopterin oxidoreductase encodes MSEMHHDHELEMKKALRPADSAIERDPKYWNSLEQWSNDPDFMKLAATEFKSSPLRQDDDGSQDGWARREFLKLMGASIALASAGCIRRPVQKIVPYNKQPEEVTLGVANYYTSAYFDGSDAVGMLVKTREGRPIHIEGGTHPYSGSGLNIRSQAALLNLYDPERAQGPKRNLFNEKKSNSQIIDVKWEDADAKISEQLKKGDVVVLTGNVISPSTRALLGDFTSAFRAKHVVWEAISEEDVRNGQKASYGDAIVPAYRFDNAKMIVSVDADFLGTWIAPTAFTNQFVNGRKDIKNMNRMVSFDSNYSLTGANSDIRFKIKPSQQLDVVMGLIHEIVVNKGHGSYAGNASVKSTLAPFANTAAKLGFEPAQFAKVAADLIANAGQSLVVAGGLTAQTEKATELQIAVNFLNSVLGNEGKTVDARGANNAFKSSYEEMGTLIADMKAGKVKTLIIHRVNPGFALPAEMGLIEAIRKVEMVIYTGDRVDETGVFADYLTPDNHALESWNDAELAPGVYTICQPAIRPMYDTRSFQLSLMTWAKLAKTGSSRMTSPETYYDYVRAFWKSEVLKGGDFEEAWQTALQKGYAGQEAKGGSARSFKVDAFTGIKPAAANDGFEIALYATSQMGDGRLNNVSWIHELPDPVTKIVWDNYVMVSLGTAEKHGLKEGSVVEISVGDKKIEMPVHIQPGLHDQVLAMAVGYGRTRVGKVGNGIGKNVFPLATFKNGQMVFSGAPATFTKLAKKYDLACTQGHHTMEGRSLAIEVTNKDFQKSAKAGIPHPHIWSIWSGHEYSGHKWGMAVDLHTCTGCSACVVACQSENNIPVVGKKYVLEGREMHWIRIDRYYMGDPANAEAIFQPVMCQHCDNAPCETVCPVLATVHSDEGLNDMVYNRCVGTRYCANNCPYKVRRFNWFNYAKLIEKPLNMALNPSVGVRTRGVMEKCTFCVQRIQDAKTVARNEKRQVRDGDIKVACQTACPAGGIVFGDLNDPTSEVAKIFKTEERGYGLLEEWHAKPSVRYLTKIRNNDKESTGGHNGHGTAKQGEHS; translated from the coding sequence ATGTCTGAAATGCATCACGACCACGAGTTAGAAATGAAAAAGGCGCTTCGTCCCGCGGATTCGGCGATTGAACGCGACCCAAAATACTGGAACAGCTTAGAGCAATGGAGTAACGATCCCGACTTCATGAAGCTGGCGGCGACCGAATTTAAATCATCACCTCTTCGTCAAGATGATGATGGCAGCCAAGATGGTTGGGCCCGTCGTGAGTTCTTAAAACTCATGGGCGCTTCTATTGCATTGGCGAGTGCGGGTTGCATCCGTCGTCCGGTTCAAAAAATCGTCCCTTATAATAAACAACCTGAAGAAGTCACTTTAGGTGTTGCGAACTATTATACATCGGCTTACTTTGACGGTTCTGATGCTGTCGGTATGTTGGTAAAAACGCGTGAAGGTCGCCCGATTCATATCGAAGGTGGCACGCACCCCTACAGCGGTAGTGGTTTGAATATCCGCTCGCAAGCGGCATTGTTAAACTTGTACGATCCTGAGCGCGCCCAAGGGCCTAAGCGCAATCTATTTAACGAAAAGAAATCCAACAGCCAAATCATCGACGTAAAATGGGAAGACGCGGACGCGAAAATCTCTGAACAGTTGAAAAAAGGGGATGTGGTCGTTTTGACAGGGAATGTGATTTCTCCGTCAACGCGGGCGTTGCTTGGTGATTTCACTTCCGCCTTCCGTGCTAAACACGTGGTTTGGGAGGCCATCTCTGAAGAAGACGTAAGAAATGGTCAAAAAGCTTCTTACGGCGATGCCATCGTTCCAGCTTATCGTTTTGATAATGCAAAAATGATCGTTTCTGTTGACGCCGATTTCTTGGGAACTTGGATTGCGCCAACAGCATTCACAAATCAATTTGTGAACGGCCGTAAAGACATCAAAAACATGAATCGCATGGTGTCTTTTGATTCGAACTACTCTTTGACGGGTGCAAACTCGGACATCCGCTTCAAAATCAAACCTTCACAACAATTAGATGTTGTTATGGGCTTGATCCATGAAATCGTGGTGAATAAAGGTCACGGTTCTTACGCTGGAAATGCGTCTGTTAAATCAACTCTGGCTCCTTTTGCAAACACAGCCGCAAAACTTGGTTTTGAACCGGCGCAATTTGCAAAAGTAGCGGCAGATTTGATTGCCAATGCCGGACAGTCTCTTGTTGTGGCGGGTGGTTTGACAGCACAAACAGAAAAAGCGACAGAGCTGCAAATTGCCGTGAACTTCCTAAACTCCGTTTTAGGAAATGAGGGTAAAACTGTTGACGCTCGTGGTGCCAATAACGCTTTCAAATCTTCTTACGAAGAAATGGGCACTTTGATCGCTGATATGAAGGCGGGCAAAGTTAAAACCTTGATCATTCACCGAGTGAACCCAGGTTTTGCATTGCCGGCTGAAATGGGTTTGATTGAAGCGATTCGTAAAGTCGAAATGGTGATCTATACGGGTGACCGTGTGGATGAAACAGGTGTCTTTGCGGATTACCTAACTCCAGACAATCATGCTTTAGAATCTTGGAACGATGCTGAGCTGGCACCCGGTGTTTACACCATCTGCCAACCGGCGATCCGTCCCATGTATGACACTCGTTCTTTCCAATTGTCTTTGATGACGTGGGCGAAACTTGCAAAAACAGGTTCTTCGCGCATGACATCTCCAGAAACATATTACGACTATGTTCGTGCGTTCTGGAAATCAGAAGTTCTTAAAGGTGGGGACTTTGAAGAGGCATGGCAAACTGCTTTGCAAAAAGGATACGCGGGTCAAGAAGCCAAAGGCGGCAGCGCTCGTTCCTTTAAAGTTGACGCTTTCACCGGTATTAAGCCGGCGGCGGCAAATGATGGATTTGAAATTGCCCTTTATGCGACTTCACAAATGGGTGACGGTCGTCTGAACAACGTTTCTTGGATCCATGAACTCCCAGATCCAGTGACAAAAATCGTGTGGGATAACTACGTGATGGTTTCTTTGGGCACCGCTGAAAAACACGGTCTTAAAGAAGGCTCTGTCGTTGAAATCTCTGTCGGCGATAAAAAAATCGAAATGCCTGTTCACATCCAACCAGGTTTGCATGATCAAGTCTTGGCGATGGCTGTCGGTTACGGACGCACGCGCGTGGGTAAGGTCGGTAACGGCATCGGTAAAAATGTCTTCCCATTAGCAACGTTCAAAAATGGTCAAATGGTGTTCTCTGGGGCGCCGGCGACATTTACTAAGCTTGCAAAAAAATATGATCTTGCTTGCACGCAAGGTCACCACACGATGGAAGGTCGTTCTTTAGCTATTGAAGTCACAAATAAAGACTTCCAAAAAAGTGCTAAAGCAGGCATCCCACATCCTCATATCTGGTCGATCTGGTCAGGTCATGAGTACAGTGGTCATAAATGGGGAATGGCTGTAGACCTTCACACTTGTACCGGTTGCTCGGCATGTGTGGTGGCCTGCCAATCTGAAAATAATATTCCCGTGGTTGGTAAAAAGTACGTTCTTGAAGGACGTGAAATGCACTGGATCCGTATTGACCGTTACTACATGGGGGATCCGGCGAATGCGGAAGCGATCTTCCAACCGGTTATGTGTCAACACTGTGACAATGCGCCTTGCGAAACGGTGTGTCCAGTTCTAGCAACTGTTCACTCTGACGAAGGTTTGAATGACATGGTTTACAACCGTTGCGTGGGAACTCGTTACTGCGCGAATAACTGTCCATACAAAGTCCGTCGTTTCAACTGGTTCAACTATGCTAAGTTGATCGAAAAACCATTGAACATGGCTTTGAATCCATCTGTCGGTGTTCGTACACGCGGGGTGATGGAAAAATGTACGTTCTGCGTTCAACGTATCCAAGATGCGAAAACAGTCGCGCGTAATGAAAAACGCCAAGTTCGTGACGGGGATATTAAAGTAGCCTGCCAAACAGCCTGCCCAGCAGGTGGTATCGTGTTCGGTGACCTTAATGATCCAACAAGCGAAGTGGCAAAAATCTTCAAAACCGAAGAGCGTGGTTACGGTCTTCTTGAAGAATGGCATGCGAAACCTTCAGTAAGATACCTTACGAAGATTCGCAACAACGACAAAGAATCAACAGGTGGCCACAACGGTCACGGTACTGCGAAACAAGGTGAGCACTCATGA
- the nrfD gene encoding NrfD/PsrC family molybdoenzyme membrane anchor subunit produces the protein MMKRNPLVLGNKTLKDVSDDICAPVETFPGKGWVGLFLGAKTLLLFYICILASVVGVGIGLLGVNSPVFWGTMIVTFVFWIGIGHAGTLISAVLFLFRQKWRTSVARTAEAMTVFAVMTAGLFPLLHTGRPWLDYWLFPYPNQRGPLWVNFRSPLLWDVFAVSTYATVSMVFWYIGLVPDFATIKDRAKNKIRRSVYGALSLGWRGTAKNWSHYEMVYLILAGLSTPLVLSVHTIVSFDFAVSNLPGWHTTIFPPYFVAGAIFSGFAMVVTLMTLVRIGFPEFKNYVTLDHMEVMNKIIMTTGMLVGYAYASEFFIAWYSGNPFERFVFVNRAFGPYGWSYWVMVTCNVLIPQVFWFRKMRRSIPVMFVVSIFVNIGMWFERFVITVTSLHRDFLPSSWGMYAWSWFDTGVLVGSFGMFLTLFLLYLRLFPAISIAEVKPVLNVGYDDKGGHH, from the coding sequence ATGATGAAGCGTAACCCATTAGTCCTAGGTAATAAGACTTTAAAAGACGTTTCTGACGATATCTGCGCTCCGGTAGAGACCTTCCCTGGTAAAGGCTGGGTGGGTCTTTTCTTAGGTGCGAAGACATTGTTGTTATTTTATATCTGCATTCTAGCGTCGGTTGTGGGCGTTGGTATCGGTTTGCTGGGTGTGAATAGCCCGGTATTCTGGGGTACGATGATCGTGACATTCGTATTCTGGATCGGTATCGGCCATGCGGGGACGTTGATCTCGGCGGTTCTTTTCTTGTTCCGTCAAAAATGGAGAACGTCGGTTGCAAGAACAGCGGAAGCCATGACGGTCTTTGCCGTTATGACTGCGGGTCTGTTTCCGTTACTTCACACGGGTCGTCCTTGGTTGGATTACTGGTTGTTCCCGTATCCAAATCAACGTGGACCTTTGTGGGTGAATTTCCGAAGCCCGTTACTTTGGGACGTTTTCGCCGTATCAACATACGCGACAGTTTCAATGGTCTTCTGGTACATCGGCTTGGTTCCTGACTTTGCAACTATTAAAGATCGCGCGAAAAATAAAATTCGTCGTTCGGTTTACGGTGCTTTGTCATTGGGCTGGCGCGGAACTGCAAAAAACTGGTCACACTATGAAATGGTGTACTTAATCCTTGCGGGTCTTTCGACGCCACTAGTTCTTTCGGTTCATACGATCGTCTCTTTCGACTTCGCGGTTTCGAACTTGCCAGGTTGGCATACGACGATCTTCCCTCCGTACTTCGTTGCGGGTGCGATCTTCTCAGGTTTTGCGATGGTTGTGACTTTGATGACGCTGGTTCGTATCGGCTTCCCAGAGTTTAAAAACTACGTCACCTTGGACCACATGGAAGTGATGAATAAAATCATCATGACCACCGGGATGCTCGTGGGTTACGCGTATGCGTCTGAGTTCTTTATTGCTTGGTATTCAGGAAATCCATTTGAGCGTTTTGTGTTCGTCAACCGCGCTTTCGGTCCTTATGGCTGGTCGTACTGGGTGATGGTGACTTGTAACGTTTTGATTCCTCAAGTGTTCTGGTTCCGTAAAATGCGTCGTTCAATCCCTGTGATGTTCGTCGTTTCTATCTTCGTGAATATCGGTATGTGGTTTGAACGTTTCGTTATCACCGTAACGTCACTTCACCGCGACTTCTTACCATCAAGCTGGGGCATGTACGCATGGTCTTGGTTTGACACCGGGGTTCTTGTTGGATCCTTCGGTATGTTCCTGACCTTGTTCTTATTATATCTTCGTTTATTCCCAGCGATCTCTATTGCTGAGGTTAAACCGGTGCTGAATGTGGGTTACGACGATAAAGGAGGGCACCACTAA
- a CDS encoding cytochrome c3 family protein yields MHRVLKTKAGAMALFCALMVSTLLTGCKFQPGFGYNKGYAPEQPIAFDHSLHVNTNKIQCQYCHNQVERTKHSNIPALSTCMNCHLQVATDKPDIQKLREAYDKGESIQWVRVHMLPDFVHFNHNAHIAKGVNCQTCHGPIETMKKVEQFSDLSMGWCVNCHRQPENKAPLNCSTCHY; encoded by the coding sequence ATGCATCGAGTACTTAAAACTAAAGCGGGCGCAATGGCTTTGTTCTGCGCACTGATGGTTTCAACACTCCTGACGGGTTGTAAGTTTCAACCAGGTTTCGGATATAACAAAGGATATGCTCCCGAGCAGCCTATCGCCTTTGACCACAGTCTTCACGTGAACACCAATAAGATTCAGTGTCAGTACTGCCACAACCAAGTAGAGCGTACAAAGCATTCGAATATTCCAGCTCTTTCAACTTGTATGAATTGCCATCTTCAGGTTGCGACCGACAAACCAGACATTCAAAAATTGCGTGAAGCTTACGATAAAGGTGAATCTATTCAATGGGTCAGAGTCCACATGCTTCCTGACTTCGTTCACTTTAATCACAATGCGCACATTGCTAAGGGCGTGAACTGTCAAACGTGTCACGGTCCTATTGAGACAATGAAAAAAGTGGAGCAATTCTCTGACTTGTCTATGGGTTGGTGTGTGAACTGTCACCGTCAGCCAGAAAATAAAGCTCCTCTTAACTGTTCAACTTGCCACTACTAA
- a CDS encoding cytochrome c biogenesis protein yields MGNNIKKMVFFLLSVVFCFSAKAAPGDGLKYLPVQDGGRVKPYDSFAREMLEIVYGKTKFEKRNATEIVMTWMLAPQSWEGKKIFEVRNHQVLEALKLPKEQRYFTGAEIFGNERFTLLRQELQNKRESKEKLNPYFQALQRLENQFFTFQEIAAGRMLKLVPPVEGDAWISVSEMQPEQQEVFMEVTKAFVSHIGAMASEQSTAQTGADLDAALVKFQESAKKQNPVLYDHASKIRAEVHYNEFHPFRWSYILYFIAFTLLLLVWTLNKPGLSKAAWVFLIAGFILHTYGFGLRMYIMGRAPVSNMYETVIWVSWGTILFAAILELIYKFRVFLVAGTLVAAFGLVIADFAPAVLDPTLQPLEPVLRSNYWLTIHVMTITISYAAFFLAFGLGDLGLFYYLRGEEKYQHQIRSVVTGIYRSIQIGVAFLAPGIILGGIWADYSWGRFWGWDPKETWALIALLGYLAVLHARYAGMIKNFGMVVTGIITFSLVIMAWYGVNFVLGAGLHSYGFGAGGIEYVSAFVGLHILAVIYVAILRRGRNSSDKKSA; encoded by the coding sequence ATGGGCAATAATATAAAAAAAATGGTGTTCTTTCTTCTTTCGGTGGTGTTTTGTTTTTCGGCGAAAGCGGCGCCCGGTGATGGGTTAAAGTATCTTCCCGTGCAAGACGGGGGGCGGGTGAAGCCCTACGACAGCTTCGCGCGTGAGATGTTAGAAATCGTTTATGGTAAAACTAAGTTTGAAAAACGCAATGCCACCGAAATCGTGATGACGTGGATGTTAGCGCCTCAGTCTTGGGAAGGTAAAAAGATCTTTGAAGTTCGCAATCATCAAGTTTTAGAAGCGCTTAAATTGCCTAAAGAGCAAAGATATTTTACCGGAGCCGAAATCTTTGGAAATGAGCGCTTCACTTTATTAAGACAAGAGTTGCAAAACAAACGTGAATCTAAAGAAAAACTGAATCCTTACTTCCAAGCTTTGCAGCGCTTAGAAAACCAGTTCTTCACGTTTCAAGAGATCGCTGCCGGGCGTATGCTAAAGCTCGTGCCACCGGTCGAGGGTGATGCGTGGATTTCAGTTTCAGAAATGCAGCCAGAGCAACAAGAAGTTTTCATGGAGGTGACCAAGGCCTTCGTAAGTCATATTGGGGCCATGGCTTCAGAGCAAAGCACGGCGCAAACGGGGGCGGATTTAGATGCGGCCCTTGTTAAGTTTCAAGAGTCTGCTAAGAAGCAAAATCCCGTCCTTTACGATCATGCCTCTAAGATTCGTGCCGAGGTTCACTATAATGAGTTCCATCCATTCCGCTGGTCTTATATTTTATATTTTATCGCGTTCACTTTGTTGCTTCTGGTTTGGACTTTAAATAAGCCAGGATTATCAAAAGCCGCCTGGGTGTTTTTAATTGCAGGTTTCATTTTGCACACCTATGGATTTGGTCTGCGTATGTATATCATGGGGCGGGCGCCGGTTTCTAATATGTATGAGACGGTGATTTGGGTGTCCTGGGGCACCATCCTTTTTGCGGCGATCTTAGAATTGATCTATAAGTTCCGCGTCTTTTTGGTGGCGGGAACTCTGGTGGCGGCATTTGGTCTAGTCATTGCGGATTTTGCTCCGGCGGTTCTGGATCCGACGTTGCAACCTTTAGAGCCCGTGTTGCGCAGTAATTATTGGCTGACGATTCACGTGATGACTATCACTATCAGTTACGCGGCTTTTTTCTTGGCATTCGGTTTGGGGGATCTTGGTTTATTTTACTACCTCCGTGGAGAAGAAAAGTATCAACATCAAATCCGCAGTGTGGTGACGGGAATCTATCGTTCCATCCAAATCGGTGTCGCTTTTTTGGCTCCAGGAATTATCTTGGGGGGGATTTGGGCAGACTATTCGTGGGGTCGTTTCTGGGGCTGGGACCCGAAAGAAACTTGGGCTTTGATCGCGCTTTTAGGGTACCTCGCGGTTCTGCATGCACGTTATGCGGGAATGATTAAAAACTTCGGCATGGTAGTGACAGGCATTATCACTTTCTCTTTGGTGATTATGGCTTGGTACGGAGTGAATTTCGTTCTTGGCGCAGGGCTTCATTCCTATGGATTCGGTGCCGGGGGTATTGAATATGTTTCGGCTTTTGTCGGTTTGCATATTCTTGCGGTTATCTATGTCGCGATTCTTCGTCGTGGCCGTAATTCTTCCGACAAAAAATCTGCTTAA
- a CDS encoding DUF3341 domain-containing protein, with the protein MASQYTRGIAGIWLDEAGILKAARKTREAGFQKFDAISGYPIHGMEEACGIKRSWIPYVTFVAALVGLTGGLALTWWTSAVNWAVNVGGKPFFSLPAFVPIMFELTILFAALCSVGALFVACRIPRMDPPIIDPDLSSHKFAIFIPHDDVGYDEARIEKMFKDLGATEIKRTEY; encoded by the coding sequence ATGGCTTCTCAATATACAAGAGGTATTGCTGGTATCTGGTTGGACGAGGCGGGGATTTTAAAAGCCGCTCGTAAAACTCGCGAAGCAGGCTTTCAAAAATTTGACGCTATTTCTGGCTATCCAATTCACGGAATGGAAGAAGCTTGCGGAATCAAAAGATCTTGGATTCCATATGTGACTTTCGTGGCGGCGTTGGTGGGCTTGACGGGTGGTTTGGCCTTAACTTGGTGGACATCCGCGGTCAACTGGGCCGTGAATGTGGGTGGTAAGCCTTTCTTCTCTTTACCTGCGTTTGTACCCATCATGTTTGAATTAACGATTTTATTTGCTGCTCTTTGTTCGGTCGGTGCGCTTTTTGTAGCATGCCGTATTCCGCGCATGGATCCGCCAATTATCGATCCAGATTTAAGCAGTCATAAGTTTGCGATCTTCATTCCGCACGATGATGTGGGATACGATGAAGCGCGCATCGAAAAGATGTTTAAAGATTTGGGCGCAACTGAGATTAAGCGTACGGAGTACTAA